The nucleotide window GCAGCTCTGAGATGTCTCGCCTGAGGGCTGCATGTAGTATGAATAAATGTAAAAAGGTCCAGGTGATGGATTTTAAAGAGTGAAGGCTGCTTCTTTTTAAAAGGGAAGCTCTGGGTTGTTCGTACTACAACAAGTGCAAAGTGCTGAGACTAATCGCACACATGTACAGCAGGAAATTGATGTCATGTGGCGCGGTGGGGTTTGGCCAGAGGAATGTTCCCCAGAGGAGATACACAGCTCTCCTCGCTGTGCAACTCATCGTAAAatgtatacagtatatacacCAGTGCAGGGTTTAACTGGATACCTGTAGATTCATAAATCACTACGATACGACACAGTTTTTTTCCAGTTTATCCTACTAAGCTTCAGAGTCGTTTTGCCATCATCGTGCCCTAAGGAATTCCCCAAATCTCAATTTGAAAGTGAAATTGAAACTGTTTATGTTCCAGAGAGAGGACTGAACTCTCCAGGTGTTACCTCGCTCATGTTTTCTGTATCATTTTGTATAAAGAAACACAAACGAGCAGAGTTTCAGGATTGATCCAACTTTAAAAGCTTTACAGAGGCCcttttccctctcctgtagtttTTTACTctataaagtagagacgctacatactgatatacacctgaacatcagcaggagaggactctttaaagtagagacgctacatactgatatacacctgaacatcagcaggagaggactctttaaagtagaaacactacatactgatatacacctgaacatcagcacgagaggactctttaaagtcgagacactaaatactgatatccacctgaacatcagcaggagagaactctttaaagtagagacactacatactgatatacacctgaacatcagcaggagaggactctttaaagtagagacactacatactgatatacacctgaacatcagcaggagaggactctttaaagtagagacactacatactgatatacacctgaacatcagcaggagaggactctttaaagtagagacactacatactgatatacacctgaacatcagcacgagaggactctttaaagtcgagacactaaatactgatatccacctgaacatcagcaggagaggactctttaaagtagagacactacatactgatatacacctgaacatcagcaggagaggactctttaaagtagagacactacatactgatatacacctgaacatcagcaggagaggactctttaaagtagagacactacatactgatatacacctgaacatcagcaggagaggactctttaaagtagagacactacatactgatatacacctgaacatcagcaggagaggactctttaaagtagagacactacatactgatatacacctgaacatcagcaggagaggactctttaaagtagagacactacatactgatatacacctgaacatcagcaggagaggactctttaaagtagagacactacatactgatatacacctgaacatcagcaggagaggactctttaaagtagagacactacatactgatatacacctgaacatcagcaggagaggactctttaaagtagagacactacatactgatatacacctgaacatcagcaggagaggactctttaaagtagagacactacatactgatatacacctgaacaccagcaggagaggactctttaaagtagagacacttcaaaCACAGTAGCAGTGAAGTGAGCTGTTTTTTTACTGTAGTGATGTTTACAGGTGTTTTAACTACCTGCTGTgtctcctgtgtgtgtgcaggtgcaTTACATCCTGCAGGAGGTGGTGATGGGAGGAATGGTTCTGGAGACCAACATGAACGACATCGTAGCTCAGGTGGAGCTGCAGACCCGCATGGAgaagtcagaggtcagtgtgtcGGACACATTGAAGGACACACACTTCACAGACATAACAAACATTTGCACATCACTTAAAAGCAGAGATGgcgaaagtacacacatcctttactcaagtagaagtacagataacaataatgtcattgttagctaatgaatgtttccatgctgaacaacggcaacatgacaacgtttccattggtccctcttctttagagaagaccaggaagtgatggatacacggatcgtgttccaaccaataggcacgcaatgactctaaagaacaatgatcacgcaccaacacacattcagactaaaggaaccagctgtttgggaaatgagagaagtagaaagtacaggtatttgtgttcaacatgtaagaagtagaaagtacaggtatttgagttcaacatgtgagaagtagaaagtacaggtatttgagttcaacatgtgagaagtagaaagtacaggtatttgagttcaacatgtaagaagtagaaagttcaggtatttgagttcaacatgtaagaagtagaaagtacaggtatttgagttcaacatgagagaagtagaaagtacaggtatttgtgttcaacatgtaagaagtagaaagttcaggtatttgagttcaacatgtaagaagtagaaagttcaggtatttgagttcaacatgtaagaagtagaaagtacaggtatttgagttcaacatgagagaagtagaaagtacaggtatttgtgttcaacatgtaagaagtagaaagttcaggtatttgagttcaacatgtaagaagtagaaagttcaggtatttgagttcaacatgtaagaagtagaaagtacaggtatttgagttcaacatgtaagaagtagaaagtacaggtatttgagttcaacatgtaagaagtagaaagtacaggtatttgagttcaacatgtgagaagtagaaagtacaggtatttgagttcaacatgtaagaagtagaaagttcaggtatttgtgttcaacatgtaagaagtagaaagtacaggtatttgagttcaacatgtaagaagtagaaagtacaggtatttgagttcaacatgtaagaagtagaaagtacaggtatttgtgttcaacatgtaagaagtagaaagttcaggtatttgtgttcaacatgtaagaagtagaaagtacaggtatttgagttcaacatgtaagaagtagaaagtacaggtatttgagttcaacatgtgagaagtagaaagtacaggtatttgagttcaacatgtaagaagtagaaagttcaggtatttgtgttcaacatgtaagaagtagaaagtacaggtatttgagttcaacatgtaagaagtagaaagtacaggtatttgagttcaacatgtaagaagtagaaagtacaggtatttgagttcaacatgtaagaagtagaaagtacaggtatttgagttcaacatgtaagaagtagaaagtacaggtatttgagttcaacatgtgagaagtagaaagtacaggtatttgagttcaacatgtaagaagtagaaagtacaggtatttgagttcaacatgtaagaagtagaaagtacaggtatttgagttcaacatgtaagaagtagaaagtacaggtatttgagttcaacatgtaagaagtagaaagtacaggtatttgagttcaacatgtaagaaagtagagacactacatactgatatacacctgaacatcagcaggaaaggactctttaaagtagagacactacatactgatatacacctgaacatcagcaggagaggactctttaaagtagatacactacatactgatatgcagtgcacctgaacatcaggagaggactctttaaagtagagacaaatcCCCTAAAAcccccttcaaaataaaagcatagagaACCAGTTTCACTAAAGTAATTACAGTAAATAATGTTTGATTTGATAAACACAAAAACAgctagaaaataaatgtttaattaCTAAATATCATAATTGAATGGAGTGTTTTTCTCGACAGGGAGGGTTATCGGCGGCCCCTGCTCGCGCCGTCTCCGCCGTGAAGAACATGAATCTGCCCGAAATGCCCCGAAACATCAACATCGGAGACATCAACATCAAAGTGCCGAGCCTCTCCCCGTTCTGAGAGGACTTCCTGCCGGGCTCCGATGCTCCGCCGCCCATTCCTGCTGTAAACACTGAGAGAAAATCTGTTTTATATATTCGTGTATTATAAAAGCCACGGCAGCTTAATCCTGTCCCGCTCGTTCCTCGCGCATAGTTCGTTTGTGTGAAACAAATGATTTGCATAATAATGTAAAGTTTGATTCTTTAAAGCAggagtgtcaaactcaatttcatcgcgggccacattagcattatggttgcactcaaagggccggttgtaacttttaagactatataaatatataatatatatataaaataatggattatattacattattgcctctgaattggattattatcggatagaataataacttagtaattaactacgtctgaaagcagaagtccggggcaaataattgcaagtctcttcagtgcacatggcacaaaacgagatgcattgtgggacatgtagtttacgggcaacgtgcttctgtaaatcggcatgtaaccgtataataaacgtaatatattctttgcaagctcttgcgggccacataaaaagaagtcgcgggccggatttggcccccgggccttgagtttgacacccctgctttaaagcttcatttatgtatttgtttgtaacACTTTAGATTAAGGTATTCACCATCAATtggttgttaattaacatattAGAGGCACACTTCTAGCTTATTAGTGAACATATTAAGTTATTTCGACACAATTAACACTtgtagtttcatgtcttgttacatgtTCTTGTTGAATAGATCATATTAGTGAGGTGTTACGGGAGAATTACTATCTTGTGGTGCTACTGCCTTACTACGCCCATATCGAGCATATTAAAACCCAAATGTACAACAACGTCCGTACTTGCAATAAATACGCACTAATCAGAGGGTTATCGAGGAAAAACTCAACTAATGGCTTCTTACTTGTAGAATACAGTCATGTCGAATAAGGCATTACTAAGTGTTTAATAATGACTGATAATATACTGCACGATAACTAGTTGATGGTggatttgtgtaccttaatataccATGTATCTCTTTCTGTTGTTtctccgcctcgctgcacaaTCTGAAACATTCATCAAGGTTTCACAACTTGTTCGGACTCGGCACGGTTCCCTGGAATCCGATCTGTTGGCTTTTGTATCGGGTTATTTATTCCTCACATACAGTAGACCTCCTCTGCTTGGCTCTCGTCACAATGAATCTCCCCCTCGCTGTAACATATACGGCGTCTCGGACATCTCTGTGCTTTGTGAACGTGTTATTGATCTCCCGGGTGCAGCTCGGGCTCAGAAAAGGCATTTTAAGTTGAAGCCAGATTCACTGTGCTGTGATAAGATCTGTCCCACATCTGTTACATGTGTGTAGTGTCTTATTGTCGGTGTTTAGCCATTGTAAAGACGTTCCTTGCTATAGTAACATATTAAAAAGAAAACTAAATCCCTGCGTCTGCATATCTTCTTCCCTCTTTTCAACTTTGTCACCAGACTGGTTAGTTTGCATCTTTAATGAAACCGGTCTGTGCAGTCTGCAGCTTGTCACCACGATGAGTTCGCAGGCTTGTTGCTTCAGCCGCATTCTTCCAGCCCCCTTTTCCTGGTAATCTAGGTTTTTTTGGTGGACTTGTTCCCTCCCTTCATTACCAGGAAAAGCCTTTACCTCCACCCTCACATTATTCCACTTCCTCGCTGCATTCGGACTTTAATCAGAGCTCAGCGGACGTCCAGCTCCAGGTCTGGTATGTGCTGTTTTCCACCATGTTTGACGGGGTCATTTATCCAGCATGCTGCATGCCAACACACTCCTTAGGTCGTGTGTTGCCTCACTGCAGAGACTGTGTGTGTTTCAGCATTTTCAGTGTTTGGCATCTGGTGCTTTGAGCTTTAAGGGTTTCTGGGgcgaaaacaacaacaatcacAACTCATTGTTTGTTTTGCAGAATGGGGCATGAAGGCAGTGTAGACGGAGTATATGCACTGTGAAAAGCTGTTTATGGAAAGTATATCTAACAGTTATAACTCTTCTGATTTCACTGGCTATAGTTCAAATGAAAGATATACACATATATGtattatgtatatgtatgtata belongs to Pseudochaenichthys georgianus unplaced genomic scaffold, fPseGeo1.2 scaffold_1965_arrow_ctg1, whole genome shotgun sequence and includes:
- the LOC117441759 gene encoding AP-3 complex subunit sigma-2-like is translated as VHYILQEVVMGGMVLETNMNDIVAQVELQTRMEKSEGGLSAAPARAVSAVKNMNLPEMPRNINIGDINIKVPSLSPF